Genomic DNA from Salvia miltiorrhiza cultivar Shanhuang (shh) chromosome 1, IMPLAD_Smil_shh, whole genome shotgun sequence:
tgaacttatgaacatactaatgttcgtcgatgtgttcgtatgaaaaataaatgaacatactaatgttcgtcgatatgttcgtataaaaacaaatgaacatacaaataaacatacttatgttcgtaagttcataataatgttcgttggttcccagaattgaaaaatgaggaatttacgggatttcctaaacttgaagaattcgaatgaatctgattcattgattttggtgagatcaatggctctgatttggtctttattctctatataggggagtggtcaccattgaactcttcccatatatatatatatatatatatatatgggagagttcaatgaagaccattcccttagataaagaataaagaccaaatcatgtgcgtcgatcttgcttgATCTGAGGGTGATAATTTaacctttaatttattttatataataaaggttAGGTTTGTCATTTTGTATTTTCTTCTCCcaactcattctctctctctcctaactcacgctctctctctctctctctctctctctcccacactgttcttctccggcgaagccgTCGGCATCCCCTCCTCCTCCTGCTGCTACTCCTCGCCTCCATCCCCTCCTCCGTCTCATCCGCCGTCCCCTCCCAGTCCGAGACCGTCGCTGTCCCCTCCATTCCCCATTTCCCTCGCCTCCCTCCCCAATCTGTCGACGCCGGCGTCGCCAAGGAACGGCCGACAAAGACGGCGACGGTGAAGAGAGAGTTCACAGTTCACCAGGCCGTCCAGGGCGGTCACGTGGACGCTCGTGGTGGAGACCGCCACGCCGCCGCCAGATCTACAGATCTGtagtgttcgtagaaaatactaatgaacatactaatgttcgtcgatatgttctgaacatactaatgttcgtcgatatgttcgtaggaaaataaatgaacattctaatgttcacctattatgttcattgacggatcaggtcccaaaATGGGAAGAGAGAAATTTCCAGGATTTGTTCAACGTGATCCCAGATTTTAgtggatttgagtggacatatttgccctttttggattaaataaatgtaattaaccaatatttaattacatgaaaaatcaaattaggaaattatatgaaccgttgattggagtgagatgaatggccttgatttgatctttattctttatctaagggagtgctctccattgaatgcgaccatatatatatatatatatggaagagatcaatagagaatgctaaatgtagaaagaaagagaaaggcgATCTgaaataagtcaataaatttattGAAGGCCGCCTGGGGTTCAAATTTAGAAGATGACgtttttatgaataaatgtatattCATGTGGTCTTTTGATTTATTCTgtaaagttattgacttattcaaaaCGAATAATATAATTCTATATTATTTGTTCTAAATAAGTCAATAACGTTACCGAATAAATTATAGATATGTCTGAATATACATATATTCATAAAACACGCCACCTTTAGGATTTGACCCCAAGCGGAATGTTTGTTCtgtaaaattcagtaaaattgttGCACGTATTCAGTAATTTATTGGCTTATTCGGACCGCCTTTCTCTTTCTCTATACATTTAGCATTTTCTTTTGATctattccctatatatatatatatatatatatatatatatatatatatatattagagaaGAAAATATTGGATTGTAACACTTTTTAAGTAGAATTTGACATAAAGTTATATATATTTCATGAATGtaaaaggtgcagataggcccttTAAGTTGTAGCCCTTATAGCATATAACCCCCTTACTCGCTGTGAGTGTAATTAAACCcccaaactaaaaaaaaatcgtgCAATTAGGCTCCTCTGACCAAACGGCGTTACCAACCGTTAGTTAaccattattttttatatatataatttaagcTTTCTCTCacctctttctctttctctctctctctctcatctccatCCGCGCAGCTATGGTTCTCAGAGACCACCGCAGATATCACTGACGGAGCAGCTCCGGCGGTGGCCACCGCCGCCAGAAGAGCATGGGGGTCGGTTCCGGTGGGGCTCGAGGCCAAATCTTGCTGCTGTTTCCtgcatacacaaacataaatcgAAGAAATCTTCCTTAAAGGTAAAAAGGGATGATGCAGCAGTAACAACAAGAATCACCTATGCTTGTCTGGGATCTTCCCTTTCTCTTTGTAAGGCTTCACGAGCACCCGGGCATCGCAGAGAAAATGAGGGTTTCCCTTGGCGAGAATGGGCTTCACAGTCTCCGAGAAGTCGAAGGTGACGAACTCAAACATCCTCTTCTGCTGATATGGGATCCTTACATCTTGAACCGGTCCAAAATTACTATACAAGGCAACAAAACCCCAATTACCAacgcagaagaagaagaagaagccatatcgagagagagagagagagagagagagagagagagagtgcacCTAAAATAAGTGGACACATCCTCCTCCTTAAAGGTGCTATCAGCAGGGAATGTCAAGTAAATCTGCCTCGACCCAGGATTATTCATCACAAAATCGCCCTTTCGAGGCGGCCACGCCTGAAATTGTGCATTCCATCACTCATCATCAGAGAAGTAACGAAAATTCATGTGAGTTGACATTGTTCTCATCAGCTCCTGGCATCGCTCCATCATCTCAAACTTACTGGGCGACCCCACCGCGACGGCGCCGCCCTCACCCTCACCGTGAAGGGACCGGCAGCTCGTCCCGTTCTTACAGAAGCCTCTAGCGTAGAACAAGCAGGGTTTCCACCCGAACCCCCCGCTCAAATCATCAGGTCCCAAGCAGATATGACTGACGGAGCAGCTCTGGCGGTGGCCGCCGCCGCCCCAGAAGAGCATGGGTCAGTTTCGGTGGGGCTCCGACAATGCGGTGGTCTCTAGGAACCATAGCTACGCGGATGGAGATCAGAGAGAGACAGAGGTGAGAGAAagcttaaattattttttaaaaaaataaaggttTGACTAACGGTTGGTAACGCCGTTTGGTCAGAGGGGCCTAATTACACGGTTTTTTTGAGTTCAGGGGTTTAATTGCACACACAATGAGTAAATGGGGTTATACGCTACATCTTAAatggcctatctgcaccttttccctttcataaatactccctccgtcccgcgaagcgtgacccactttcctttttgggttgtcccacgaagcttgacctatttctaaaaatggcaaaaaatttaccctttattcaccttttcactttttcacctaccacacttaacacacaaaataccaatttcttaattcccgtaccgaaaagaaatgggtcacgcttcatgggacggagggagtaatatttatatatttaaaagaggCAGCACCCTAATGTAGCCAAAAAAATTTAGTCATAGGAAATTCTAGCCATAcacataaaaatatgaaaataatagcATTTTTGATCAAAATACCCTACCCttttagtgtgtaacagtgtaaaaatacactattacacacttttacgttattacacttttgtaaaaaaatgtgtaatagtgtaaaatacactattacacgatttttgcgattattacacgatttttgaaaaagtgtgtaTTAGAGTATTGTACACTGTTACACATTTTTTTCgcaattacacacttttacgttattacacacttttgtgaaaaaatgtgtaacaatattaagggtataattgtacatttacataaaaaaggctaatttttccatattttatttgggtggacattttttccttttcttatacaagaagggctaattgagcccattaactcTATTTAAAATGTCAATTCGTATGATTGCCGACCGTGTATCGCATGGATGAATATGCTAAGTTtagatgaaaagaaaatgttacaaaaaaataataaatctcaACAAGGAATGTTAGAGGCTATTGTGACTGCAACAAGTTCATCAGAAAAATCTACAGAATTGCAATGCATAAACTTACTAATATAGCGTCGCAAGATTCCCTCAAAATTCTTAGGAGCAAACCTCCCTTTACAAATCGATCATTGTTGGCCATTAAGAGATCCACTTGTTCTCATTTCAATGCGAATGAAAGTCTAAAAtatcttaatttaattaaagtgttaaatatatataaatttaaatcattttAAATACGAAAATATCATAAAAACAATTATTATGatcattttaaaaatcattttcaaaatGAATGAACTGCAAAATAAAATACCCAAatagaacttaaattaaaggTATCCAGTCACAAtataatattccctccgtcccgtttTAAATAACCCAAAAAATTGGGCAcgaatataaaaaatatgtgaTATAGCTGTAAAATAgtggtgggacaacccaaaaagtagtgttaaatacctaattttatttctaaatttggatttgatcatttgaagtgggacaatccaaaataaaaattagatcATTTGAAGTGGAACGGACattgtaatatttaatttaataagtcAAATATTATTTTAGGAGTAGTTTGAGACTCAAAACCTACCATGAGCAAAAATATTAGATATAATATTAGGTGCAAATAAAAACAtcgtattttcaaaaataaaaggaCTTGATGTgcccattcgactctccacgcgTCTTCAACATCAAATGCCTGAAAATGTTGAATAAATGATGAGCATAAAGACTTAATGTAGGATATCATGTAATATttgtccatgttaataaaatgATAACACATATATTGTGTTGTAACATTCATAATTGAAATCATACGGCGGCATACCAAAGACTTTAATATCTTGGACCCATTGAGCGAGCCTGTGGCGACTGTGGTTGCAACCGTAACTTCAACATTTATATCACATTGTGGCATATCAAGGACTGTGATGTCTTGGTCCCATTGAACGAACTCCTAGTgatatagtataatttataacaCATATGGTGaatacataatattaaaatggacaacaGTTACCTACAATATCAACTTAAATAAATCACATGCCTAATATTTGAACTTGATGGCTAATACTAGTAAATTCTAATCAAAATCCACGTATTAATAGCGCCCGCTTCGGcctaataaataattaaattaaaactgagtaattttttgtaaattctttataaaatttttaatatcATTGACCcagtaaatgaaataaaa
This window encodes:
- the LOC131006625 gene encoding zinc finger CCCH domain-containing protein 23-like, with protein sequence MNNPGSRQIYLTFPADSTFKEEDVSTYFSNFGPVQDVRIPYQQKRMFEFVTFDFSETVKPILAKGNPHFLCDARVLVKPYKEKGKIPDKHRKQQQDLASSPTGTDPHALLAAVATAGAAPSVISAVVSENHSCADGDEREREKEKEVRESLNYIYKK